One region of Pseudomonas sp. ABC1 genomic DNA includes:
- a CDS encoding LuxR C-terminal-related transcriptional regulator produces the protein MRLTRGLPLILTKFVPPRSPGVLLQRPRLLEQLDRVRLRRLALVSAGAGFGKTTLLAQWHHCLAEQGESVAWLSLDEDDDNPWQFLPYLLHALRPLYQGWDADFWQRLEEHTPTSPQQLLTELINQLHDCPHDLFLIIDDFHVIDDRGVHDALGHLLAHAPPALHLIIGSRFRPRLALSRLQAQDQLVEVGDQDLRFTLEEARGYFNETVAVPLSGQDTQRLLSLTEGWIAGMKIASLSPGLRDDPGQLIDNLRGGTRAITRYLKEVVFDPLPVEVFDFLLRTSILGRLHAGLCNAVTGRDDGEAMLEWIEQRNLFLSALDEHGAWFRYHPLLRETLGSRLRRCAEIDIKQLHERASGWFVEQRLWAEAVRHALAAGKPVGSPGQDGASAQSLAEEGDIGTLVHWMHHLPLSLDPSRIDLQLNLAWALAHYFRFDESRQLLDNLDQLVADHRSGLRRSTWVKLRVVRAICEAFAENIPDSLAMVEPLLQEVPCGDTWVDGLVCNILSYCHVVDQRYADALAVQRHMPSPDAPLDNLFVSVYRAFIIAQSHLCQGDLDEAEQHARQALLQAERYTGPQSSSGATLAPLLAEIAYERGEDDLLDHLLADKLDQIDRFSPPDGLRRCYVSLARKALRDGAPQQAEHLLEHAQQLAIARRWQRLQALLLAEQVRLRLLRNDRPGAEQLQQQLERLAPQAQVDSPHPCQRAIAQHAAVSRCRLALASGQGAQAGKLLGRLVAEQENRHDRLAAARLRVLWAQALWQAGETDKACATLQPVLQLASQQRLQRSLLDAGDDLLPLLTCLQKKLPARHEATATLAHLLENHPAGDEPSRLHSPATRLGLSERESQALRLIAEGQSNKEIARSLDISTETVKWHLKNIYGKLNVTSRTQAMSRARELSLLG, from the coding sequence TTGCGCCTGACCCGGGGCTTGCCGCTGATTCTCACCAAGTTCGTCCCGCCGCGTTCCCCCGGCGTGCTGCTGCAACGCCCGCGCCTGCTCGAACAGCTCGACCGGGTACGCCTGCGGCGCCTGGCGCTGGTCAGCGCGGGCGCCGGCTTCGGCAAGACCACTCTATTGGCGCAGTGGCACCATTGCCTGGCCGAACAGGGCGAAAGCGTCGCCTGGCTCAGCCTCGACGAGGACGACGACAACCCCTGGCAGTTCCTGCCCTACCTGCTGCACGCCTTGCGCCCGCTCTACCAGGGCTGGGACGCCGACTTCTGGCAGCGCCTGGAGGAGCACACGCCCACCAGCCCGCAGCAACTGCTCACCGAGCTGATCAACCAGTTGCACGACTGCCCCCACGACCTGTTCCTGATCATCGACGACTTCCATGTCATCGACGACCGTGGCGTCCACGACGCCCTCGGCCACCTGCTCGCCCATGCGCCGCCGGCACTGCACCTGATCATCGGCAGCCGCTTCCGTCCGCGCCTGGCACTGAGCCGTCTGCAGGCCCAGGACCAGTTGGTGGAGGTCGGCGACCAGGACCTGCGCTTCACCCTCGAAGAGGCGCGCGGCTACTTCAACGAGACGGTCGCCGTCCCCCTCAGCGGCCAGGACACCCAGCGCCTGCTGTCGCTGACCGAAGGCTGGATCGCCGGGATGAAGATCGCCTCGCTGTCGCCCGGCCTGCGCGACGACCCCGGACAACTGATCGACAACCTGCGCGGCGGCACCCGCGCCATCACCCGCTACCTCAAGGAAGTGGTGTTCGATCCACTGCCGGTCGAGGTCTTCGATTTCCTGCTGCGCACCTCCATCCTCGGACGCCTGCACGCGGGCTTGTGCAACGCCGTCACCGGCCGCGACGACGGCGAGGCCATGCTGGAGTGGATCGAGCAGCGCAACCTGTTCCTGTCCGCCCTCGACGAGCATGGCGCGTGGTTCCGCTACCACCCGTTGCTGAGGGAAACCCTCGGCAGCCGATTGCGCCGCTGCGCCGAGATCGACATCAAGCAACTGCACGAACGCGCCAGTGGCTGGTTCGTCGAACAGCGCCTGTGGGCCGAGGCGGTGCGTCACGCGCTGGCGGCGGGCAAGCCGGTCGGCAGTCCTGGGCAGGATGGCGCAAGCGCGCAATCGCTGGCCGAGGAAGGTGACATCGGCACCCTGGTGCACTGGATGCACCACCTGCCACTCAGCCTCGACCCTTCGCGCATCGACCTGCAACTCAACCTGGCCTGGGCACTGGCGCACTACTTCCGCTTCGACGAATCACGCCAACTGCTCGACAACCTCGACCAACTGGTGGCCGACCACCGCTCCGGCCTGCGCCGCAGCACCTGGGTCAAGCTGCGGGTGGTGCGCGCCATCTGCGAGGCGTTCGCCGAAAACATCCCCGACAGCCTGGCCATGGTCGAGCCGCTGTTGCAGGAAGTGCCCTGTGGCGACACCTGGGTCGACGGGCTGGTGTGCAACATCCTCAGCTACTGCCATGTGGTCGACCAACGCTATGCCGACGCACTGGCGGTGCAACGGCACATGCCCAGCCCGGACGCCCCGCTGGACAACCTGTTCGTCTCGGTCTACCGCGCCTTCATCATCGCCCAGAGCCACCTGTGCCAGGGCGACCTCGACGAGGCCGAACAGCACGCGCGCCAGGCGTTGCTGCAAGCCGAGCGCTACACCGGCCCGCAGTCCAGCAGCGGCGCCACCCTCGCGCCGCTGCTGGCGGAAATCGCCTATGAACGCGGTGAAGACGACCTGCTCGACCACCTGCTGGCGGACAAGCTCGACCAGATCGACCGTTTCAGCCCACCCGACGGCCTGCGCCGCTGCTACGTCAGCCTGGCGCGCAAGGCCCTGCGCGACGGTGCCCCGCAGCAGGCGGAACACCTGCTGGAGCACGCCCAGCAACTGGCCATCGCGCGCCGCTGGCAGCGCTTGCAGGCGCTGCTGCTGGCCGAGCAGGTACGACTGCGCCTGCTGCGCAACGACCGGCCGGGCGCCGAGCAATTGCAGCAACAGCTCGAACGGCTGGCACCACAGGCGCAGGTCGACAGCCCGCACCCTTGCCAGCGCGCCATCGCCCAGCATGCGGCCGTCAGCCGCTGCCGCCTGGCACTGGCCAGCGGCCAGGGCGCGCAGGCCGGCAAACTGCTGGGGCGCCTGGTCGCCGAACAGGAAAACCGCCACGACCGCCTCGCCGCCGCACGCCTGCGCGTACTCTGGGCGCAAGCACTGTGGCAGGCCGGCGAGACCGACAAGGCCTGCGCGACCCTGCAACCGGTCCTGCAACTGGCCAGCCAGCAACGCCTCCAGCGCAGCCTGCTGGATGCCGGCGACGACCTGCTGCCCCTGCTCACCTGCCTGCAGAAAAAACTCCCGGCACGCCACGAAGCCACCGCCACCCTGGCGCACCTGCTGGAGAACCATCCCGCCGGCGACGAGCCCTCACGCCTTCACTCACCCGCCACCCGCCTCGGCCTCAGCGAACGGGAGAGCCAGGCACTGCGGCTGATCGCCGAAGGCCAATCGAACAAGGAAATCGCCCGCAGCCTGGACATCTCCACGGAAACCGTGAAATGGCACCTGAAGAACATCTACGGCAAACTCAACGTCACCAGCCGCACCCAGGCCATGAGCCGCGCACGGGAACTGAGCCTGCTGGGGTAG
- a CDS encoding methyl-accepting chemotaxis protein: protein MTLAAGLGMAACLRSLFTPLRRLAGRARRVGDNPVGQLVFSGRRDELGQIALAMDMLEAEAGAVVGRIADSSRQLSRHACELSQALEESNRSAARQQQETERVATAIEQMAASVQEVAANAQLTAQSTLAADQEAASGRLRVGDTEQSIVRLSDEIQLTAEAIQRLDEHSQDISRVLEVISDIAGQTNLLALNAAIEAARAGEQGRGFAVVADEVRGLASRTQRSTADIQAMVSTLQNGARQAVEMMQRSRSQAQDSVSHAGDAEQSLHCINQRVREISDMSSQIAQAVEEQSSVSEDISQSVSSIRDSSEQHLAASQESRSHATGVAELAEGLQELAQQFWQRRRT, encoded by the coding sequence ATGACGCTGGCGGCCGGCCTGGGGATGGCGGCCTGTCTGCGCTCGCTGTTCACGCCACTGCGGCGTCTGGCCGGACGGGCGCGGCGTGTCGGCGACAATCCGGTGGGGCAACTGGTGTTCAGCGGGCGCCGCGACGAACTGGGGCAGATCGCGCTGGCCATGGACATGCTCGAAGCCGAGGCGGGTGCGGTCGTCGGGCGTATCGCCGACTCGTCCCGGCAGCTCAGCCGGCATGCCTGTGAGTTGAGCCAGGCGCTGGAGGAAAGCAACAGGAGCGCGGCGCGCCAGCAGCAGGAAACCGAGCGTGTCGCCACCGCCATCGAGCAGATGGCTGCCAGCGTGCAGGAGGTGGCGGCCAATGCCCAGCTCACCGCGCAGAGCACGCTCGCCGCCGACCAGGAAGCCGCCAGCGGCCGGCTGCGGGTTGGCGATACCGAGCAGAGCATCGTGCGCCTGTCGGATGAGATACAGCTCACCGCCGAGGCCATCCAGCGACTGGATGAACACAGCCAGGACATCAGCCGGGTGCTGGAGGTGATCAGCGACATCGCCGGGCAGACCAACCTGCTGGCATTGAACGCCGCCATCGAAGCGGCCCGAGCCGGCGAGCAGGGACGAGGTTTTGCCGTGGTCGCCGACGAGGTGCGCGGTCTGGCTTCGCGTACCCAGCGTTCGACGGCGGATATCCAGGCGATGGTCAGCACCTTGCAGAATGGCGCCCGGCAGGCAGTGGAAATGATGCAGCGCAGTCGCAGCCAGGCGCAGGACAGCGTCAGCCACGCCGGCGATGCCGAGCAGTCATTGCATTGCATCAACCAGCGGGTGCGCGAAATCAGCGACATGAGCAGCCAGATCGCACAGGCGGTGGAAGAGCAGAGCAGCGTCAGCGAGGACATCAGCCAGAGCGTGTCGAGCATCCGCGACAGTTCGGAACAGCACCTTGCCGCCAGCCAGGAAAGCCGCAGCCATGCCACCGGGGTGGCAGAGCTGGCGGAGGGGCTGCAGGAGCTGGCGCAGCAGTTCTGGCAGCGCCGGCGTACCTGA
- a CDS encoding alpha-ketoacid dehydrogenase subunit beta, translated as MAIKTYREAVKEALAQEMERDERVVLIGEDLRGGHGGNAPEEARVEAFGGVLGVTKGLWTQFGSDRVIDTPITESAIIGMAAGAAATGLRPVAELMFMDFFGVSHDALYNQAAKFRYMFGGKAKAPLVMRGMIGAGFSAAAQHSQSPYNIFATTPGLKVVVPSTPYDVKGLLIQSIRDDDPVVFCEHKMLYDLKGEVPEGIYTIPLGVANYTREGEDVTIIALSAMVHKANQVADKLAKEGISVEVVDPRTISPLDEEGILESVASTGRVVIVDESAARFGFAHDVAALIASQAFHFLKAPVALVTPPHTPVPFSPALEKLWIPSVERIEAAVRQVLED; from the coding sequence ATGGCTATAAAAACCTATCGTGAAGCGGTCAAGGAAGCCCTGGCCCAGGAAATGGAACGCGACGAGCGCGTGGTGCTGATCGGCGAAGACCTGCGTGGCGGCCACGGCGGCAATGCCCCGGAAGAAGCCCGTGTGGAAGCGTTCGGCGGCGTGCTCGGGGTGACCAAGGGCTTGTGGACGCAGTTCGGTTCCGACCGTGTGATCGACACGCCGATCACCGAGTCGGCGATCATCGGCATGGCCGCTGGCGCCGCGGCCACCGGCCTGCGCCCGGTGGCCGAACTGATGTTCATGGACTTCTTCGGCGTCAGCCACGACGCGCTGTACAACCAGGCGGCCAAGTTCCGCTATATGTTCGGCGGCAAGGCCAAGGCGCCACTGGTGATGCGCGGCATGATCGGCGCCGGCTTCTCGGCGGCGGCGCAGCACTCGCAGTCGCCCTACAACATCTTCGCCACCACGCCGGGGTTGAAGGTGGTGGTGCCGTCCACGCCCTACGACGTCAAGGGCCTGCTGATCCAGTCGATCCGCGACGACGATCCGGTGGTGTTCTGCGAACACAAGATGCTCTACGACCTCAAGGGCGAGGTGCCGGAAGGCATCTACACCATCCCGCTGGGGGTGGCCAACTACACCCGCGAAGGCGAGGACGTGACCATCATTGCCCTGTCGGCGATGGTGCACAAAGCCAACCAGGTGGCCGACAAACTGGCCAAGGAAGGCATCTCGGTGGAAGTGGTCGACCCGCGCACCATTTCGCCGCTGGACGAGGAGGGCATCCTCGAGTCGGTGGCCTCCACCGGTCGCGTAGTGATCGTCGACGAATCGGCGGCGCGCTTCGGCTTCGCCCATGACGTGGCGGCGCTGATCGCCTCCCAGGCGTTCCACTTCCTCAAGGCGCCGGTGGCCCTGGTCACGCCGCCACACACCCCGGTGCCGTTCTCGCCGGCCCTGGAAAAACTCTGGATTCCCAGTGTCGAGCGCATCGAGGCCGCTGTCCGCCAAGTGCTGGAGGATTGA
- a CDS encoding nucleoside recognition domain-containing protein: protein MLNGLWLGFFLIAAVAALSRWLIGGDPQVFAALVESLFAMARLSVEVMVLLFGTLTLWLGFLRIAEKAGLVDLLARLLGPLFHRLMPEVPPGHPALGLITLNFAANGLGLDNAATPIGLKAMRALQDLNPSSTTASNAQILFLVLNASSLTLLPVSIFMYRVQQGAEDPTLVFLPILLATSASSLAGLLSVALVQRLHLWDPVVLAYLIPGALLLGAFMALLASLSAAALAQLSSLLGNLTLFGLILTFVGVGALRKVPVYESFVEGAKEGFDVAKSLLPYLVAMLCAVGVLRASGALEFGLDGIRWLVEALGWDSRFVEALPTALVKPFSGSGARAMLIETMQTHGVDSFPALVAATVQGSTETTFYVLAVYFGAVGIQRARHAVGCALLADFAGVVASIGVCYWFFG, encoded by the coding sequence ATGCTCAACGGCCTCTGGCTGGGCTTTTTCCTGATCGCTGCGGTGGCGGCGCTGTCGCGCTGGCTGATCGGCGGCGACCCCCAGGTGTTCGCCGCACTGGTGGAAAGCCTGTTCGCCATGGCTCGCCTGTCGGTGGAAGTGATGGTGCTGCTGTTCGGCACCCTGACACTCTGGCTGGGCTTCCTGCGTATCGCCGAGAAGGCCGGTCTGGTCGACCTGCTGGCCCGCCTGCTGGGGCCGCTGTTCCATCGCCTGATGCCCGAGGTGCCGCCGGGACACCCGGCGCTGGGGCTGATCACCCTGAACTTCGCCGCCAACGGCCTGGGCCTGGACAACGCCGCCACGCCCATCGGCCTGAAGGCCATGCGCGCCTTGCAGGACCTCAACCCGAGCAGCACCACCGCCAGCAATGCACAGATCCTGTTCCTGGTGCTCAACGCCTCGTCGCTGACCCTGCTGCCGGTGTCGATCTTCATGTACCGCGTGCAACAGGGCGCGGAAGACCCGACCCTGGTGTTTCTGCCGATCCTGCTGGCCACCTCCGCCTCGTCCCTGGCCGGGCTGCTGTCGGTGGCGCTGGTGCAGCGCCTGCACCTGTGGGACCCGGTGGTGCTCGCCTACCTGATCCCCGGCGCCCTGCTGCTGGGCGCCTTCATGGCGTTGCTGGCCAGCCTGTCGGCGGCGGCGCTGGCGCAACTGTCGTCGTTGCTGGGCAACCTGACGCTGTTCGGCCTGATCCTGACCTTCGTCGGCGTCGGGGCACTGCGCAAGGTGCCGGTCTACGAAAGCTTCGTGGAAGGCGCCAAGGAAGGTTTCGATGTCGCCAAGAGCCTGCTGCCGTACCTGGTGGCGATGCTCTGCGCGGTCGGCGTGCTGCGCGCCTCCGGGGCGCTGGAGTTCGGCCTGGACGGTATCCGCTGGCTGGTCGAGGCGCTGGGCTGGGACAGCCGCTTCGTCGAGGCGCTGCCCACTGCGCTGGTCAAGCCGTTCTCCGGCAGCGGCGCACGGGCGATGCTGATCGAGACCATGCAGACCCACGGCGTGGACAGCTTCCCGGCACTGGTGGCAGCCACCGTGCAGGGCAGCACCGAGACCACCTTCTACGTGCTGGCCGTGTACTTCGGCGCGGTCGGTATCCAGCGCGCCCGCCACGCGGTCGGCTGCGCGCTGCTGGCGGACTTCGCCGGCGTGGTCGCCTCGATCGGCGTCTGCTACTGGTTCTTCGGCTGA
- a CDS encoding extracellular solute-binding protein, with protein MRASKWLLAAFSLSTLAGAAQAADEVVVYSSRIDELIKPVFDAYTKKTGVKVKFITDNEAPLMARIKAEGENTPADLLITVDGGNLWRAEQMGILQPLKSSIVEADIPPQYRSSTGAWTGLSLRARTIVYSPERVEPGELSTYEALADENWEGRLCLRTSKKVYNQSLTATLLETHGPEKTEEILKGWMNNLATDVFADDNAVILAVDAGQCDVGIVNTYYYGRLHQQNPNLRAKLFWPNQQDRGVHVNLSGIGLTKYAPHPEAAQKLVEWMTTPEAQSIFADGNKEFPANPNVKPSAEVASWGEFKADTIPVEIAGKRQAEAIRLMDRVGWN; from the coding sequence ATGCGGGCAAGCAAATGGCTATTGGCAGCATTCTCCCTGTCGACCCTGGCCGGTGCGGCGCAGGCGGCCGACGAGGTCGTCGTCTACTCCTCGCGGATCGATGAGCTGATCAAGCCGGTTTTCGATGCCTACACCAAGAAGACCGGGGTCAAGGTGAAATTCATCACCGACAACGAAGCCCCGCTGATGGCCAGGATCAAGGCCGAAGGCGAGAACACGCCGGCCGACCTGCTGATCACCGTGGACGGCGGCAACCTCTGGCGTGCCGAGCAGATGGGCATCCTGCAACCGCTGAAGTCGAGCATCGTCGAAGCCGACATTCCGCCGCAATACCGCTCCTCCACCGGCGCCTGGACTGGTTTGTCGCTGCGCGCGCGCACCATCGTCTACTCGCCGGAGCGCGTCGAGCCGGGCGAACTGAGCACCTACGAGGCGCTGGCCGACGAGAACTGGGAAGGCCGCCTGTGCCTGCGCACCAGCAAGAAGGTCTACAACCAGTCGCTGACCGCCACCCTGCTGGAAACCCACGGCCCCGAGAAAACCGAGGAAATCCTCAAGGGCTGGATGAACAACCTGGCGACCGACGTGTTCGCCGATGACAACGCGGTGATCCTCGCGGTGGACGCCGGCCAGTGCGACGTCGGCATCGTCAACACCTACTACTACGGGCGCCTGCACCAGCAGAACCCGAACCTGCGCGCCAAGCTGTTCTGGCCGAACCAGCAGGACCGTGGCGTGCACGTCAACCTGTCGGGCATCGGCCTGACCAAGTACGCGCCGCACCCGGAAGCCGCACAGAAGCTGGTGGAGTGGATGACCACCCCCGAGGCGCAGAGCATCTTCGCCGACGGCAACAAGGAGTTCCCGGCCAACCCGAACGTCAAGCCTTCCGCCGAAGTCGCCAGTTGGGGCGAGTTCAAGGCCGACACCATTCCGGTGGAAATCGCCGGCAAGCGCCAGGCCGAAGCCATTCGCCTGATGGACCGGGTCGGCTGGAACTGA
- a CDS encoding thiamine pyrophosphate-dependent dehydrogenase E1 component subunit alpha produces the protein MTLSKQQLLQAYRKMREIRAFEERLHQENTSGDIPGFIHLYTGEEAIAVGVCENLTDSDYIGSTHRGHGHCIAKGCDIHGMMAEIFGKDSGLCRGKGGSMHIADLSKGMLGANAIVGGAPPLAIGAALTAKTLKTGGVGVSFTGDGGSNQGLVFEAINMAVVLQLPAVFIFENNGYGEATGHDYAVGGRDIAKRAAGFGLPAVTVDGTDFFAVYEATAEAVKRAREGGGPSVIEAKAFRWHGHFEGDPALYRAEGEVQRLREQHDPLKIFAAKVKKQITQKELAAIDAEVEAQVDDAVAQARAAAYPAPESLLTDVYVSY, from the coding sequence ATGACGCTAAGCAAACAACAATTGCTGCAAGCCTACCGGAAGATGCGCGAAATCCGTGCATTCGAGGAGCGCCTGCACCAGGAAAACACCAGCGGCGATATTCCCGGATTCATTCACCTGTACACCGGTGAGGAGGCGATCGCGGTCGGGGTCTGCGAGAACCTGACGGACTCCGACTACATCGGTTCCACCCACCGTGGCCACGGCCACTGCATCGCCAAGGGCTGCGATATCCACGGCATGATGGCCGAGATCTTCGGCAAGGACAGCGGCTTGTGCCGGGGCAAGGGCGGCTCGATGCACATCGCCGACCTGTCCAAGGGCATGCTCGGCGCCAATGCCATCGTCGGCGGTGCGCCACCCCTGGCCATCGGCGCCGCGCTGACCGCCAAGACGCTGAAGACCGGCGGTGTCGGCGTGTCCTTCACCGGCGACGGCGGCTCCAACCAGGGCCTGGTATTCGAGGCCATCAATATGGCGGTGGTGCTGCAACTGCCGGCCGTCTTCATCTTCGAGAACAACGGCTACGGCGAGGCCACCGGGCATGACTACGCGGTTGGCGGGCGTGACATCGCCAAGCGTGCCGCCGGCTTCGGCCTGCCGGCGGTGACGGTCGACGGCACCGATTTCTTCGCCGTCTACGAAGCCACCGCCGAGGCGGTCAAGCGCGCCCGTGAAGGCGGCGGCCCGAGCGTGATCGAGGCCAAGGCCTTCCGCTGGCACGGTCACTTCGAAGGCGACCCGGCGCTGTACCGCGCCGAGGGTGAGGTGCAACGCCTGCGTGAGCAGCACGACCCGCTGAAAATCTTCGCGGCCAAGGTCAAGAAACAGATCACCCAGAAAGAACTGGCGGCGATCGACGCAGAGGTCGAGGCGCAGGTCGACGACGCCGTGGCGCAAGCCCGTGCCGCCGCCTACCCGGCCCCGGAAAGCCTGCTGACCGACGTCTACGTGTCCTATTGA
- a CDS encoding ABC transporter permease — protein MTPRSVGAFFCPSSRSCVSHPTQYRWYPITFAIAALVLLPLTVLAFSWHDIDPEIWQHLWETQMTRLLGNTLTLVIGVAIGVTLLGVSLAWLTALCEFPGRRWLDWALMLPFAIPAYVLAFVFIGLLDFSGPVQSLAREWFGSGLRFPRVRSTGGVILVLVLVFYPYVYLLARSAFIAQGKGLMEAARILGQTPWQAFWRVALPMAWPAIGAGLALALMETLADFGAVSVFNFDTFTTAIYKTWYGFFSLTSATQLASLLLLAVMLVLYGERRARGAVRPANERARSGALYPLSGFKAFAASAWCLLVFACAFVIPVLQLLAWLWQRGRFDLDERYVALILHTLYLGGMAALLTVTLALLLAFARRQATSRTIRSSVGLANLGYALPGSVLAVSIMLAFSYLDRHLVIPVSSWFGGAGKPLLVGSLAALLVAYLIRFMAVAFGPLENALARIRPSLPQASRSLGVGGMALFLRVYLPLLVPGTLSAALLVFVDVLKEMPATLLMRPFGWDTLAVRIFEMTSEGEWARASLPALTLVLVGLLPVILLIRRSAGK, from the coding sequence ATGACGCCCCGCTCCGTCGGGGCGTTTTTCTGCCCGTCGTCGAGGTCTTGCGTGTCCCATCCCACCCAGTACCGCTGGTATCCCATCACATTCGCCATCGCTGCCCTGGTATTGCTGCCGCTGACGGTACTGGCCTTCAGTTGGCACGACATCGACCCGGAAATCTGGCAGCACCTGTGGGAAACCCAGATGACGCGCCTGCTGGGCAATACACTGACACTGGTGATCGGGGTGGCCATCGGCGTGACGCTGCTCGGCGTCAGCCTCGCCTGGCTTACCGCACTTTGCGAATTCCCCGGCCGGCGCTGGCTGGACTGGGCGCTGATGCTGCCCTTCGCCATCCCGGCCTATGTGCTGGCGTTCGTCTTCATCGGCTTGCTGGATTTCTCCGGGCCGGTGCAGAGCCTGGCGCGGGAATGGTTCGGCAGCGGCCTGCGCTTCCCCCGGGTACGCTCCACCGGAGGCGTGATCCTGGTGCTGGTGCTGGTGTTCTACCCCTACGTCTACCTGCTCGCGCGCTCGGCCTTCATCGCCCAGGGCAAGGGGCTGATGGAAGCGGCACGGATACTCGGCCAGACACCCTGGCAAGCCTTCTGGCGCGTGGCGCTGCCCATGGCCTGGCCCGCCATCGGCGCAGGTCTGGCCCTGGCGCTGATGGAAACCCTGGCCGACTTCGGCGCGGTTTCGGTGTTCAATTTCGACACCTTCACCACCGCCATCTACAAGACCTGGTACGGCTTTTTCAGCCTGACCAGCGCCACCCAACTGGCCAGCCTGCTGCTGCTCGCGGTGATGCTGGTGCTCTACGGCGAACGCCGCGCCAGGGGCGCCGTGCGCCCGGCCAATGAGCGCGCACGAAGCGGCGCCCTCTACCCATTGAGCGGTTTCAAGGCCTTCGCCGCCAGCGCCTGGTGCCTGCTGGTCTTCGCCTGCGCTTTCGTCATTCCCGTGCTGCAACTGCTAGCCTGGCTCTGGCAGCGCGGACGCTTCGACCTGGACGAGCGCTATGTCGCGCTGATCCTGCACACCCTCTACCTTGGCGGTATGGCCGCGCTGCTGACGGTAACCCTGGCGCTGCTGCTGGCGTTCGCCCGGCGCCAGGCAACGTCGCGTACGATCCGCAGCAGCGTCGGGCTGGCGAACCTGGGCTACGCGCTGCCCGGCTCGGTGCTGGCGGTGTCGATCATGCTGGCCTTCAGTTACCTCGACCGGCACCTGGTGATCCCTGTGTCCAGTTGGTTCGGCGGGGCCGGCAAACCCTTGCTGGTGGGCAGCCTGGCCGCCCTGCTGGTGGCCTACCTGATCCGCTTCATGGCCGTGGCCTTCGGTCCGCTGGAAAACGCCCTGGCGCGCATCCGCCCCTCGCTGCCGCAAGCCTCGCGCAGCCTTGGCGTCGGCGGCATGGCACTGTTCCTGCGCGTCTATCTGCCGCTGCTGGTGCCAGGCACGCTGAGCGCGGCCCTGCTGGTTTTCGTCGACGTCCTCAAGGAAATGCCGGCCACCCTGCTGATGCGCCCTTTCGGCTGGGACACCCTGGCCGTGCGCATCTTCGAGATGACCAGCGAAGGCGAGTGGGCACGCGCCTCGCTGCCAGCGCTGACCCTGGTGCTGGTCGGACTGCTGCCGGTGATCCTGCTGATTCGCCGCTCGGCGGGCAAATGA
- a CDS encoding GNAT family N-acetyltransferase, which yields MIEITDIPPHQVAETLAFILQARAELFPKLHDRPIPADLEDFPRHYTPAQGGRFLVARDGTRIVACIGYLPYDRRFPNHPYPGLRVVEIVRLFVLPAYRRTGLAARLYQALEAHASTDQVQMLYLHTHPFLPGAIAFWERQGFRITEVEDDPAWRTTHMQRDLATRAIGIQTTLQMQ from the coding sequence ATGATCGAAATCACCGACATCCCCCCACATCAGGTCGCCGAAACCCTGGCGTTCATCCTGCAAGCACGGGCCGAACTGTTTCCCAAGCTGCACGACCGCCCCATACCCGCCGATCTGGAAGATTTCCCGCGGCACTACACACCCGCACAGGGCGGCCGCTTCCTGGTCGCCCGCGACGGCACGCGCATCGTCGCCTGCATCGGCTATCTGCCCTACGACCGACGCTTCCCGAACCACCCCTACCCCGGCCTGCGCGTGGTGGAAATCGTCCGCCTGTTCGTCCTCCCCGCCTACCGCCGCACCGGCCTGGCCGCCAGGCTGTACCAGGCGCTGGAGGCGCACGCCAGCACCGATCAGGTACAGATGCTCTACCTGCACACCCACCCCTTCCTGCCCGGTGCCATCGCCTTCTGGGAGCGGCAGGGCTTTCGCATCACCGAGGTGGAAGACGACCCCGCATGGCGGACGACGCATATGCAGAGGGATCTGGCAACGCGAGCGATTGGCATACAGACGACACTCCAGATGCAGTGA